One window from the genome of Lysobacter helvus encodes:
- the putA gene encoding bifunctional proline dehydrogenase/L-glutamate gamma-semialdehyde dehydrogenase PutA, which translates to MTLQTPHASGAAPMLSPELPPAPGPLRAAITAAWVRDETDHVRELLAQARQPDADRAAIQATAADLVRRVRARAKDQGAIEAFMRQYDLGSEEGVLLMCVAEALLRIPDQDTADKLIRDKLGEADWKKHMGQSDSVLVNASTWGLMLTGHLVDLADDTKRDVHNAFKRLVGRVGEPVVRLAVRQAMRIMGHQFVMGRTIGEALARSRKGANAAYRYSFDMLGEGALTTKDALRYLQAYRDAIEAIGRSGSFKGTDVFAAPSISVKLSALHPRYEHAKRARVMAELVPRVLELARLAKSHGIGFTIDAEEADRLELSLDVIAGAYSDASLDGWEGYGLAVQAYQKRAPYVIDFLADLARRTGRRIPVRLVKGAYWDSEVKRAQVDGQAGYPVFTRKPNTDVSYLANARRMLDASDAIYPMFATHNAHTIAAIHRLARGGAEKKQFEFQKLHGMGDDLYAEVVPADRLDVACRVYAPVGSHEDLLPYLVRRLLENGANSSFVNRITDESVAIEDLVRDPVDTVDGFAEIPHPRIPLPRDVYRSQATSVADERDNSMGINLANDAQLRALAEQVNAAKVGDWRATPLVPGVTANGADIAVTNPADRREQVGTWRAADAATVEQALRNAVAAQPAWDAMPAASRATILEHAATLLEQRMPQYIALCTKEAGKTIPDGVAEVRECVDFLRYYAGQARKLFAHPEKLPGPTGESNELRMQGRGVFVCISPWNFPLAIFGGQIAAALAAGNSVIAKPAEQTNLIGYAAVKLLHEAGVPEAVLQFVPGDGATVGAALTSDPRVAGVAFTGSTDTARAINRAMAARDAAIGVLIAETGGQNALIGDSSALPEQLIKDALSSAFTSAGQRCSAARVLFVQDDIADKTIAMLAGAMAELQVGDPGLLSTDVGPVIDHDALAMLEAHAKRMQGEAKPIAQATMGESTAHGSFFAPRAWEIDSIDRLHKEVFGPALHVVRWKGNELDKVIDAINATGYGLTLGIHSRIDETIEHIVSRVKVGNAYVNRNQIGAVVGVQPFGGQGLSGTGPKAGGPHYVPRFATEKTVTVNTTAAGGNASLLTLGE; encoded by the coding sequence GTGCGCGCCCGTGCGAAGGACCAGGGCGCCATCGAAGCCTTCATGCGCCAGTACGACCTCGGCAGCGAGGAAGGCGTGCTGCTGATGTGCGTGGCCGAGGCGCTGCTGCGCATCCCGGACCAGGACACGGCCGACAAGCTCATCCGCGACAAGCTGGGCGAGGCGGACTGGAAGAAGCACATGGGCCAGTCCGATTCGGTGCTGGTGAATGCGTCCACGTGGGGCCTGATGCTCACCGGGCACCTGGTGGACCTGGCCGACGACACCAAGCGCGACGTGCACAACGCCTTCAAGCGGCTGGTCGGGCGCGTGGGCGAGCCGGTCGTGCGCCTGGCCGTGCGCCAGGCGATGCGGATCATGGGGCACCAGTTCGTCATGGGCCGCACGATCGGCGAGGCGCTGGCGCGTTCGCGCAAGGGCGCCAACGCGGCGTACCGCTATTCATTCGACATGCTGGGCGAAGGCGCGCTGACCACCAAGGATGCGCTGCGCTACCTGCAGGCGTACCGCGATGCGATCGAAGCGATCGGCCGCAGCGGGTCGTTCAAGGGCACGGATGTGTTCGCGGCGCCGTCGATCTCGGTGAAGCTGTCCGCGCTGCATCCGCGCTACGAGCACGCCAAGCGCGCGCGCGTGATGGCCGAACTCGTGCCGCGCGTGCTGGAGCTCGCCCGCCTCGCCAAGTCGCACGGCATCGGCTTCACGATCGATGCGGAGGAAGCCGATCGCCTGGAGCTGTCGCTCGACGTCATCGCCGGTGCGTATTCCGACGCCTCGCTGGATGGCTGGGAAGGCTACGGCCTCGCCGTGCAGGCGTACCAGAAGCGCGCGCCGTACGTGATCGACTTCCTCGCCGACCTGGCACGCCGCACCGGCCGCCGCATTCCCGTGCGCCTGGTCAAGGGCGCGTACTGGGACAGCGAAGTGAAGCGCGCGCAGGTGGATGGCCAGGCGGGCTACCCGGTGTTCACGCGCAAGCCGAACACCGACGTGAGCTACCTCGCCAACGCGCGGCGCATGCTGGACGCATCGGATGCGATCTATCCGATGTTCGCCACGCACAACGCGCACACGATCGCGGCGATCCATCGCCTCGCGCGCGGTGGTGCGGAGAAGAAGCAGTTCGAATTCCAGAAGCTGCACGGCATGGGCGACGACCTGTACGCCGAAGTCGTGCCGGCCGACCGCCTCGACGTGGCCTGCCGCGTGTACGCGCCGGTGGGGTCGCACGAAGACCTGCTGCCGTACCTGGTGCGCCGCCTGCTCGAGAACGGCGCCAACTCCAGCTTCGTCAACCGCATCACGGACGAATCGGTGGCGATCGAGGACCTGGTGCGCGATCCGGTGGACACCGTCGACGGGTTCGCCGAAATCCCGCATCCGCGCATCCCGCTGCCGCGCGATGTTTACCGCAGCCAGGCGACCAGCGTCGCCGACGAACGAGACAACTCCATGGGCATCAACCTCGCCAACGACGCGCAGCTGCGCGCCCTCGCCGAACAGGTCAACGCCGCGAAGGTCGGCGACTGGCGCGCCACGCCGCTCGTGCCGGGCGTGACCGCCAACGGTGCGGACATCGCGGTCACCAATCCGGCCGATCGTCGCGAACAGGTCGGCACCTGGCGCGCGGCCGATGCGGCCACCGTCGAGCAGGCGCTGCGCAATGCCGTCGCCGCGCAGCCCGCGTGGGATGCGATGCCGGCCGCCTCGCGCGCGACCATCCTCGAACACGCCGCCACGCTGCTCGAACAGCGCATGCCGCAGTACATCGCGCTGTGCACGAAGGAAGCGGGCAAGACGATCCCCGACGGCGTCGCCGAAGTGCGCGAATGCGTCGATTTCCTGCGCTACTACGCGGGCCAGGCGCGCAAGTTGTTCGCGCATCCGGAAAAACTGCCGGGCCCGACCGGCGAATCCAACGAACTGCGCATGCAGGGCCGCGGCGTGTTCGTGTGCATCTCGCCGTGGAATTTCCCGCTCGCGATCTTCGGCGGGCAGATCGCCGCGGCGCTGGCCGCGGGCAACAGCGTGATCGCCAAGCCTGCGGAACAGACCAACCTCATCGGCTACGCGGCCGTGAAGCTGCTGCACGAAGCCGGCGTGCCGGAAGCGGTGCTGCAGTTCGTGCCGGGCGACGGCGCGACCGTCGGCGCGGCGCTGACGTCGGATCCGCGCGTGGCGGGCGTGGCGTTCACCGGCTCCACCGACACCGCGCGCGCGATCAACCGCGCGATGGCGGCGCGCGATGCGGCGATCGGCGTGCTCATCGCCGAGACCGGCGGACAGAACGCGCTGATCGGCGATTCGTCGGCGCTGCCGGAACAATTGATCAAGGATGCGTTGTCGTCGGCGTTCACCTCGGCGGGCCAGCGGTGTTCGGCGGCGCGCGTGCTGTTCGTGCAGGACGACATCGCCGACAAGACGATCGCGATGCTCGCCGGTGCGATGGCGGAACTGCAGGTCGGCGATCCGGGCCTGCTGTCGACCGACGTCGGCCCGGTGATCGACCACGACGCACTCGCGATGCTGGAAGCGCACGCCAAGCGCATGCAGGGCGAAGCCAAGCCGATCGCGCAGGCGACGATGGGCGAATCCACCGCGCACGGCAGCTTCTTCGCGCCGCGCGCGTGGGAAATCGACTCGATCGACCGCCTGCACAAGGAAGTCTTCGGCCCCGCGCTGCACGTGGTGCGCTGGAAGGGCAACGAACTGGACAAGGTGATCGATGCGATCAACGCGACGGGTTACGGCCTGACGCTCGGCATCCATTCGCGCATCGACGAGACCATCGAACACATCGTGTCGCGGGTGAAGGTGGGCAACGCCTACGTCAACCGCAACCAGATCGGCGCGGTGGTCGGCGTGCAGCCGTTCGGTGGCCAGGGGCTCAGCGGCACGGGACCGAAGGCCGGCGGCCCGCATTACGTGCCGCGCTTTGCGACGGAGAAGACGGTCACCGTCAATACGACGGCAGCCGGCGGCAATGCCTCGCTTTTGACGTTGGGCGAGTAA